One segment of Nerophis lumbriciformis linkage group LG35, RoL_Nlum_v2.1, whole genome shotgun sequence DNA contains the following:
- the rhogd gene encoding ras homolog gene family, member Gd — protein MQTIKCVVVGDGAVGKTCLLISYTTNAFPEEYIPTVFDNYSAQMSVDGRTVSLNLWDTAGQEEYDRLRTLSYPQTNVFIICFSIGSPSSHANVRHKWHPEVSHHCPNVPILLVGTKRDLRGDVETTKKLKEQGLAPTTQQQGNALAKQIGAVKYMECSALLQEGVREVFAEAVRAVLYPVTKKNAKKCVLL, from the coding sequence ATGCAGACCATAAAGTGTGTGGTTGTTGGCGATGGGGCAGTGGGGAAAACCTGCCTACTCATCTCGTACACCACAAATGCCTTCCCCGAAGAATACATTCCAACCGTGTTTGACAACTACAGCGCTCAGATGAGCGTGGATGGCCGCACTGTCAGCCTCAATTTGTGGGACACAGCTGGCCAGGAGGAGTACGACCGCCTGCGTACTCTCTCCTATCCCCAAACCAACGTATTCATCATCTGCTTTTCCATCGGCAGCCCCTCCTCTCACGCCAACGTCCGGCACAAATGGCACCCGGAGGTGTCCCACCACTGCCCCAACGTGCCCATCCTGTTGGTGGGCACCAAGAGGGACCTGAGGGGCGACGTGGAGACGACGAAGAAGCTGAAGGAGCAAGGGTTGGCGCCCACGACCCAGCAGCAGGGCAACGCCCTCGCCAAGCAAATCGGGGCTGTCAAATACATGGAGTGTTCCGCGCTGCTGCAGGAAGGCGTCCGGGAGGTGTTTGCAGAGGCGGTGAGAGCGGTGTTGTACCCCGTCACAAAAAAGAATGCCAAGAAATGCGTGCTTTTGTAA